In a genomic window of Armatimonadota bacterium:
- a CDS encoding 1-acyl-sn-glycerol-3-phosphate acyltransferase gives MFLRSLTASLRGVYLEGELPEGPAVLAMNHHSYFDGHLAGLLARLAGQRVSVLVSAENLRAFPVLAAVGAVDARRVREALRRLRRGEWIAVFVEGELRYPGTLGPVRRGARYLADRAGVPLVPVAVRVVLRGFELPEAFVWVGPPVPPGQDLAEVLGGGLRRVDETLAATHPRTVPPQFRLVLRGRSSLDERVARWIRWFRWVGGEI, from the coding sequence ATGTTCCTCCGCAGCCTGACGGCGAGCCTCCGTGGGGTCTACCTCGAGGGGGAACTCCCGGAGGGGCCTGCCGTGCTCGCCATGAATCACCACAGCTATTTCGACGGTCATCTCGCCGGCCTCCTCGCCAGGCTTGCGGGCCAGCGGGTGAGCGTGCTGGTCTCAGCCGAGAACCTCCGGGCGTTTCCCGTGCTCGCCGCGGTCGGAGCGGTCGACGCACGGCGTGTCCGGGAAGCCCTGCGGAGGCTCCGACGGGGAGAGTGGATCGCGGTGTTCGTGGAGGGGGAGCTGCGGTATCCGGGGACACTAGGCCCAGTGCGTCGGGGAGCCCGATACCTCGCGGACCGGGCGGGTGTCCCGCTCGTGCCGGTGGCGGTCCGGGTGGTGTTGCGGGGCTTCGAGCTCCCCGAGGCGTTCGTATGGGTCGGCCCGCCGGTTCCTCCCGGACAGGATCTGGCGGAGGTCCTCGGCGGTGGGCTCCGGAGAGTCGATGAGACGCTGGCGGCTACGCACCCCAGGACGGTCCCGCCGCAGTTCCGGCTCGTCCTCCGGGGACGGTCCAGTCTCGATGAGCGGGTGGCGCGGTGGATCCGGTGGTTCCGGTGGGTTGGTGGAGAAATCTGA
- a CDS encoding SRPBCC family protein codes for MRGVLHRLERTLVLHAELGTVWEFFADPRNLPEITPPWLDLRLVSPVPDRMYPGLLLEYRVRPFGGLAWPWVAEITHIREGSLFVDEQRLGPYRLWHHEHHFRIVPGGVEVRDLVVYALPGGWLGDRLLAASVARRLEAIFQFREVAVRRRFSGSEGPGV; via the coding sequence GCACCGGCTGGAGCGGACGCTCGTACTGCACGCGGAGCTCGGGACGGTATGGGAGTTCTTCGCAGATCCCCGCAATCTACCGGAGATCACTCCCCCGTGGCTCGACCTGCGCTTGGTCTCACCAGTACCGGACCGCATGTATCCGGGGCTCCTCCTGGAGTACCGCGTGCGCCCCTTCGGAGGGCTCGCCTGGCCGTGGGTGGCGGAGATCACCCACATCCGGGAAGGCTCGTTGTTCGTGGACGAACAGCGGCTTGGCCCCTACCGCCTGTGGCACCATGAGCACCACTTCCGCATCGTTCCTGGAGGGGTAGAAGTCCGAGACCTCGTGGTCTACGCGCTCCCTGGAGGATGGCTGGGCGATCGGCTCCTGGCCGCTTCGGTGGCCCGTCGGCTTGAGGCCATCTTCCAGTTCCGGGAGGTGGCCGTGCGGCGACGGTTCTCGGGCTCGGAGGGTCCAGGTGTGTGA